A genomic window from Fibrobacterota bacterium includes:
- a CDS encoding TIGR02147 family protein yields the protein MPSPSRGKVQESAAAQIPATSPEAPEELSVWDYEDYHAYLRDWIEFRKAHSANMSYQWLANKCEFSSRSFLRRVALGEKNLSLVAAHRLSKAMEHGPAEAEYFSALVALGNARTPKDREHHQDRLRQIPRPRQGRILNAGEFELFREWYIVPLRELVTNFPFAQDWNLLGQQLDPPISGEQAREAVELLLELGLLQKDGELYRQVESNLSTPTRSASRLVRNYQLKTLELAGQSLARHDRDLRHISTLTVGLDAEHFEVVREKVRNFRRELIALASEIPHSDRVYQVNLQLFPLTRTPVGSQSPTNRT from the coding sequence TTGCCATCACCTTCCAGAGGAAAGGTCCAGGAATCGGCCGCCGCGCAGATTCCCGCCACGTCGCCGGAGGCTCCCGAAGAGCTCTCCGTGTGGGACTACGAGGACTACCACGCCTACCTGCGGGATTGGATCGAGTTTCGCAAAGCGCACTCCGCCAACATGAGCTACCAGTGGCTGGCCAACAAATGTGAATTTTCCAGCCGATCCTTTTTGCGGCGCGTCGCTCTGGGTGAAAAGAACCTCTCGCTGGTGGCCGCCCACCGATTGTCCAAGGCGATGGAACATGGTCCGGCTGAGGCGGAATATTTCTCCGCCCTGGTGGCACTGGGCAACGCCCGCACTCCCAAGGACCGCGAACACCACCAGGATCGACTCCGACAGATTCCGCGCCCGCGCCAGGGAAGAATCCTCAACGCGGGGGAATTCGAGTTGTTTCGGGAGTGGTACATCGTGCCCTTGCGCGAGTTGGTCACCAATTTCCCGTTTGCGCAGGACTGGAACCTCCTGGGCCAACAACTGGATCCGCCCATCTCCGGGGAGCAGGCCAGGGAAGCCGTGGAGCTGCTGTTGGAACTTGGATTGCTCCAAAAAGATGGCGAATTGTACAGGCAGGTGGAATCGAACCTTTCCACCCCCACGCGATCGGCCAGCCGATTGGTGCGCAACTACCAGCTCAAGACTTTGGAGCTGGCTGGCCAGTCACTTGCCCGCCACGATCGTGATCTACGCCACATTTCCACCCTGACCGTGGGCTTGGATGCCGAGCATTTCGAGGTCGTCCGCGAAAAGGTCCGCAATTTCCGCCGCGAGCTCATCGCTTTGGCCTCGGAAATCCCCCACTCCGACCGCGTCTACCAAGTCAATTTGCAGCTGTTTCCGCTCACGCGTACACCGGTGGGCTCCCAAAGTCCCACCAATCGCACCTGA